The Musa acuminata AAA Group cultivar baxijiao chromosome BXJ1-8, Cavendish_Baxijiao_AAA, whole genome shotgun sequence genomic sequence AAAAGGCCTAGTTGTTAAACTCATTTCCATTTATTAGGCTTAGGAAATTAAGAACAAGGCCACTGACATATATGGTTTTCTTTGATACCTTATGTTTTTTTTCTATTATGATAGAGTCAGTAGAACTTTGTGCAAGGATTTACCTTACGTTAAACACACAATGGTAGTTACTCTCCAATGTTGGTCCTCTGCCAATTAACAGATATTAAATCATAATACTTTTGTTTAATCATCTAAATTTTTTAGAAAATTGATGGAGTAATCGAGTGGTTGATGTAAATAACTGAAGGCTACTCTAGCATACTTAGTTCTTACTGCCTCTATCCTCCCTGATTTCTCGGCCTTACCTTTGCATCCAATTTATCATTGTTTCTGTTATCTGCATATGTTGTTTCATATAATTCCCTGAATTTTAACCATTGGctagtttctctttttcttttgccttATAATTCTTCTAAAATCAAAAGTTATTGTGAATTATAATCTATTAGGATTTATCAGTATTCTGGCTTTCATGATAAGCAAACCAGTTTTGTTGTGAAGcagataaatttgcataccactcATGTTATATTTCTTCGCAAGTCTGTAGTCGGTGTATAACCAAACACTTAATTCTATTCGAACAATAAGATTTAGTTTTATGGTAAGTATCCTTTTTCTGTGGATATACCTTGTATTTTTCATTCACAACTTGTTAAACATATGTCATTGTTTCGAGTTTAGACTGATACAATTGCAGGTTCCGTGGCATGTTCCATGTGGCGGCTTATGCTATGGAGAcggaaatttaattttcattgcgAACGATTGGCACACATCACTTCTGCCTGTGTATCTGAAAGCATGCTAccgcgacaatggcttgatgaagtATGCCAGGTCCATCTTGGTGATCCACAACATATCTCACCAGGTTAGCTCTCTCGCATTTTATGCTGCATCTATTAGGTTAAACTTCTGTTAAATTCTCTCTTCATTTAGAAGTTCAATTTGCTGAGTTCAGTAGCCTGTGAGATCCTCAGAACTGCTCAAAGACTGTTAAATTTGCCAAGACGATATCTGCAAGTTTGCAGTTCTCTCACTTACCTTATCAGTAAACCAAACACTTTCTGACTATTTCTCACGTCACTGAATCAATGATCCAATTATGCTTGCATGAATTCCTACAGCTGCATTGTATTTCTTGAAGTTTAGGTTGCATGATGCCCCTGGCCATATTGTTTTTGTGTGACCTGAAGATATTGATCATATGTTGTACTTAATTTTTCATGAGTCTATCATGGTTTTTCCCAAACCTTGTTATAAttgcatgacatttgaagcactcTGTTTTATTAGAAACCTTCTTTACATCCTTCTCTTTTGCATCAAATGAATGTTTGTCTTCTTAAACTCTTTTTGAGCAATCAAAACATCTCCACTTTTAATTTCTTTTCTCCCCCATTTTTGTTGAAGTTGCTTCATTTCAAACTTGCAAAGATTTCTGAGTTACCACCACCAAAGAAAAATCATTTCGCTcaaaatgaagataaaatcattcatcttctcttctctttttctacCGAGAAGAATGCTTGAATCTGATCCTGATATAGAAGTTTCATGGCATCATTCTAAACAACTTAGGAAACTACGAGCTCGGAATCCTTATCGTCTGCATTCTACCTGTGTGTCTTGTCCAGGGGCGTGGTCCAGTTGAGGACTTCTTCCATGTCGACTTGCCCGATCAACACATGGACCTCTTCAAGCTGTATGAGCCGATGGGAGGTGACCACTTCAACATCTTCGCGGCCGGCCTCAAGACTGCTGACCGCGTGATCACCGTCAGCCGTGGCTACGCATGGGAGCTCACAACATCCGAAGGTGGGTGGGGACTCCATGAGATCATAAACGAGAACAACTGGAAGTTCCAAGGCATCGTCAACGGGATCGACACAGTGGACTGGAACCCTGAGCTGGATCTTCACCTGCAATCCGATGGCTACAGAAACTATTCCATTGAGACTCTGCAAGCCGGGAAACCACAGTGCAAGGCGGCGCTGCAGAAGGAGCTCGGCCTCCCTGTCCGCGAGGACGTCCCCCTCATCGGATTCATCGGCCGGCTGGATCACCAGAAGGGCGTCGACCTCATTGCGGGTGCGATGCCTTGGATCGTCGGGCAGGACGCGCAGCTGGTGATGCTGGGCACCGGACGGGCCGACCTGGAGGAGATGCTGCGCAAGTTCGACAGGGAGTACCACAACAAGGTGAGGGCGTGGGTGGGGTTCTCGGTGAAGATGGCGCACAGGATCACCGCAGGGGCGGACGTCCTGCTCATGCCATCGCGGTTCGAGCCCTGCGGGCTGAACCAGCTGTACGCCATGAAGTACGGCACGGTCCCGGTGGTGCACGCCGTCGGCGGGCTTCGTGACACGGTGATCCCGTTCGATCCCTTCAGGGAGAGCGGGTTCGGGTGGACGTTCGACCGGGCGGAGGCCAACAAGCTGATCAATGCGCTGGGGAACTGCCTCAACACCTACAGGAACCAGAAGGAGAATTGGAAGGGCCTGCAGACGCGAGGGATGGCACAGGACCTGAGCTGGGACAACGCCGCCAAACATTACGAGGAAGTCCTCGTCTCAGCTAAGTATCAGTGGTGATCTTTGAGAACATGAACGAACAGTATCTATCTCAGCTATCTGATGATCCAATCCGGATCTCTCTTCAACGAACCTGCAAAGATTCGTCTAAGTATTGTGTGCGTCCGTTTGATTGATGGCATCAACATTTtgacacgtctctctctctctatctcttcctcGCTGTCGAGGACAGCCCAGTTTTGTTGGATTCTGTGATTAGCCACCGCGTCGACAGCCTCTGCTGCGTACGTGCCAGAGGAAAACAGTCGCACCTGCACGCATAAATACACATCGATTCGCCATGCATGTTATTGGTTGGACCAAGAAGcagcgtcttcttcctcctcagcgCTGGAAACCATGGAGAAACCATTGCCAACTGCACCGTACCACTCCCTCGCACTCACAGAGCCCATCGTGCTCCTCTTCAACAAGACCATCTCCATGGGGGTCGTCCTGAAGAATAAGATATCCATGGGGTTCCTCTTCCGGCACCCAGCGCCGTGCGCATCGGGGGTCGTCGATCGTGTCAGACCCGGCGACTCGGCCGACGGTAGCGAGGCGCCCGAGTTGACCAGAGAAGACGTGGAGACGGTGATGGAGATCATTACGGGCATGCCTTGCGGCGCGGACGGTGAGCAGCTCGAGGAGCTGCGTGGCGTGTTCGAGGGGGAGGAGCCGAGCTTGGAGGAAATGGCGGAGGCGTTCTCCGTCTTCGATGATGACGGTGACGGGGTCATAGAGCCCCTGGACCTGCATCGTGTTCTCTGCAAGCTGGGCTTCCCGGAGGGGGCGGCATTGGAGGCATGCCGACGGATGATCGCGGCGTACGACGAGAACGACGACGGGAGGATCGATTTGAAGGAGTTCATCAAAGTTGTGgagtgataagcagataagatttcctcaaagcagttaggaaatctctcagcagttgagaagcagataagatttcctcaaggcagttgagaaaTCTCTCaggagttgagaaaaatcctccatgctgaatgtgtataacctccctactgagtgtgtataaatggctgtcaagaacttactatcaaaatgtattaggcaattatatcttatacatttcatagtttcttctacaatttctatctttctatcttcttcgcttaatttctatcatggtatcagagctgtaataggtggtccgggcaacttatcatcacgcttcaagtacgtctcatagtcgatcaacttataataaagttcttcgaatgatattggtgagtcacgtgcccgaagtgctgctgtcagttctttgtactcgtctcctaagccattgagggtatggattaggacttcttcatcgctgagagaatgacctatcaaagttaaatcatcgatgataactttgatattttgtagataatcagcaatagtacttccctcttgtttcattttcatcagattggagagaagtccgagcatgcgagtacgcgagcgatttgccaaagttgtttgtaatttgcaccatgcttctgcagcagtcgtacatgaggatatcagcggggcaatggatccagcaacggaagcttgaatagcttggaggatgaggcgatcttgacgtaaccatagttggtgggctggatttggcactggattgggttcgcttgggatgttgatcatttcaggtggacactggagagagccatcaacgtaacctaagagatcatagccaaataaaagattagaaagttgtgcccgccaagatgcgtagttgccgcctttggataatttgaagggaatgagtgctgcagcattgatggtgataagactttgagaagtgctcagagtccttgcagaaatagggacaggaatatcggaagaggaaaatgaagacatcccagatattttgtggcgggtcaagtgatctttatagaagatgtaaagatataggaggaagggaggaggagaaaagcagatcgatgcgctgcagagtaggctgcagcgcgatgaactgcagtgatgggcgagcaatctgcagcaagaaaggcagcgatggctgtggcgggaggtagatgatgaagacgTCAGATGTAGAAGAGTAGCTGTATGCAACGCCGAAGAGGGCTGCTGCTTCTTCCAGAGGCACTGGTAGGCTGCAGCGATTCAGAGTGCAGGAGAGATTGTTGCAGCGAGGtggaagaaatctctgcagcttgcagtattggagtttggtggccggaagagcagcggagttttcagcggaagacttcggttggcaagggagtAGCAGTcggcggtagaaacaaaggccgtgactgtgcttcctttaggatctgatattagcagccacaagtgctgcagtaggctgcagcgaatggctacggctgaggggcgaaggcgtcgccacgagagggatggttggactccggagaagagggcttgctctaggcaaactgctctgataccatgatagaaataatagaagataagaataataattgaagaagctttattgtagaaatgaaatagctttagcttgaatctattaacatgttccctctcctatttatacaaattaggaggaaggatttccctaatttaagtaattccttcttttgacaagtttcgtttttatatcatttttgtagattattttactaagtacacatggttatatcctctccatcataagtctgatgtttctactgtatttactaactttcgaaagttggtcgagaattttttttcaatcttccattaaaacagtttactctgatggtggaggcgaatatcaagccctcacatcctgtctctctgcttgtggtatacaacacctcaagtcacccccacatactccccaattggttggttctgccgaacgcaaacatcggcatatcgttgaaactggtctctcccttctacatcaagcatccatgccaccatctttttggtcagtagcttttcaaactgcagtttatctcattaatcgtatgctcactccagtcttacaataccagtcaccatttgaaaaattatttcacaaacttccaaaccttcataaactcagagtttttggctgtttatgttatccatggctccgtccctatgcgtcacataagctaacaccacgatctaagccttgcacttttataggctactctcttgaacataatacttttcaatgctatgaaccccaaactaaaaaggtctttatatcacgtcatgttatctttgaggagtctatctttccttttcaaaataatcctaccatgcaaactactccgataaacatacatcactggaatatccctccgatctcatcacacgaacctccaatgacaccgtccagtccttactctcaagattcacatactactattactccagttcaacagcttctcactccctctattcctccactcccttcctcacaagtttcccctattaatgaagtcataccctcggcaacattgccactggctttaccttctcctagatctagtgacattgttgtgccgacggttgacctagtccatgacagtgactcgccctcggctataccaccaacacaatctaccacttccaccccccctagacatccaatgacaacacgctccaaaagtggtattttcaaaccacgtcaagtccttgacttacatgctataacaaattcctccactgaggccagtgaacccactacaatcactcaagctcaaaaatcttctcactggcgtaaagccatgtgtgacgaata encodes the following:
- the LOC135680395 gene encoding probable calcium-binding protein CML46; this encodes MEKPLPTAPYHSLALTEPIVLLFNKTISMGVVLKNKISMGFLFRHPAPCASGVVDRVRPGDSADGSEAPELTREDVETVMEIITGMPCGADGEQLEELRGVFEGEEPSLEEMAEAFSVFDDDGDGVIEPLDLHRVLCKLGFPEGAALEACRRMIAAYDENDDGRIDLKEFIKVVE
- the LOC135588178 gene encoding granule-bound starch synthase 2, chloroplastic/amyloplastic-like, giving the protein MDLFKLYEPMGGDHFNIFAAGLKTADRVITVSRGYAWELTTSEGGWGLHEIINENNWKFQGIVNGIDTVDWNPELDLHLQSDGYRNYSIETLQAGKPQCKAALQKELGLPVREDVPLIGFIGRLDHQKGVDLIAGAMPWIVGQDAQLVMLGTGRADLEEMLRKFDREYHNKVRAWVGFSVKMAHRITAGADVLLMPSRFEPCGLNQLYAMKYGTVPVVHAVGGLRDTVIPFDPFRESGFGWTFDRAEANKLINALGNCLNTYRNQKENWKGLQTRGMAQDLSWDNAAKHYEEVLVSAKYQW